The nucleotide sequence ACACGATTTGCGGGTCCTTCGGGACCCGCAAATCGTATTTTAAGGTGAAAAAGGGCTGTGCAAAATTGAACTGGTTAGTTCATTTTGCAACAGCCCCTTATTTTGGTCTATTTGGGCCAGAAAAATTTTTTAAAATAGTTATTGACATATGCTAATAATGGTGGTATTCTATTTATAGAATTAATGGCATATGCCAATTATAAAAAGGAGGTGTGAACATGCCGAGAGGAGATGGAACAGGTCCTATGGGTCTTGGCCCAATGACAGGCAGGCGTATGGGTTTTTGCGCAGGGTATAACAGGCCTGGCTATATGGGATTTGGAAGATATCCCATGCGGTTCTGGAGAAATCCATATCATCCCTATTATGCACCCTGGTGGTATGATGAGGAGATAGAGAAAAATTATCTGCAGGCGGAAGCAAAATATTTAGAGAAAGAGCTTGAAGAGATTAAGAAAAGATTGGACCAGTTAAATAAAGGCGAATAAATTATTTTATTGAATCAGGGTATGGTGGTTTTAAACCATCATATCCTGATTTGTTTAATGCATCTGCTCGTCATTCATCATATTAGGTGTTAAATCCTTGTGATAAGCATATGTCAATATCATATTACATACGCCATCTATGATAATATGAATTGTAAACTCTTTATTTACAAATTCCTCATAAAATCATCACACATACATTACAGTTTCATCAAATGCCTCTGTTATCCTATAATTGAAAACAAAGATAAAAGCAGAAAGGGGTTATAAAAATGAAAAGTGTAAGTTTTAAAAGGTTAGTAGCATCATTGTTGGTTGGAGGTACATTAATAACAGGAGGGATAGCATTGGCTGCAAGCAATGACAGTATAACTGTCACAGACAATGCCACAACAACAGTGACAAGGCAATACCTGGGTTTGGGTTATCAGGCTATGAGAGATGGCGAAAGGCCTGGCCTTAGAATCGGTGGTGCTAAAGGTATGAATCAAGAGGTTGCAGACTTCCTCGGAGTTTCTATTGAAGACCTGATAGCAAAAAGACAGTCAGGAATGTCTCTGGCAGACATAGCAAAGGAAAAGGGAATCACAGAGGAGCAGCTTATAAACTTTATATCGGAGAATCGAAATGAAGCCTTGAAAAAGCTGGTAGATGAAGGCAAAATAACACAGGCGCAGTTAGAGCAGCATCAGACCTATATGGAACAAAGGATAAAGCAAAACATTGAAAGCACTTCAACTGGTCCAAAGGGCCTTGGAAATGGAATGGCACAGGGAAGAAGAGCCGGTAGATAATTTTTAACACTTATTAATTAGGGGGCAGCTAAGGCTGCCCCTAATTGTATTTTTTTTCATCAATGTTTATTCTTGTCCCCTCCTATGCCTCTTTCTTTTACAGCAGACATCGCCACAAAATTTGTCTTGAAAAACGCATTCTAAATCATGCCCTCCACAATTTGGGCATATGAGTCCCTCTTTTTTTATCCTTTCTAAATCCTCAAAGGTTTCATTCCACATAGCACCACATTCTTTGCACATTACCCTGCATACATTCCTTACATAGTTTCCACCTTTTACTCTGATGGCTTTACCATTGACCAGGCTATCTGCCACCTTTTTTCTTGCAGAGCTTAATATGTTCTGGAATGTAGCCCTGGATACATTCATAAGCTTTGCACATTCTTCCTGGTCTAACCCTATAAGGTCTTTTAGCCTGATAGCTTCCAGTTCCTCAACTGCAAGGATATTTTCATCATAAACCCCTTCTGGGACATTGTATGGTATATATTGACTTACTGAAGGCAAAGCTGATATTCTTCTTTGTTTTACAGGTCTTGGCACAAAAATACCTCCATAACTTTTCTTTTAACTACTACCTATATAATATCCCTAATTTGGCCAAATATCAATGCCATATGTTAGCTATACTTTTTCCAATTCAACTGTCGACTATTAGGGTGTGTATTCTCTTTGTTAAAAATATAAATGTGTAACATACTTCCTTTTATTTGTATCTTTGTAGATCGAATATATTGCTGATTCTTAATAACCACATTATCATCATTATTGTCAACATAGGCAATGATGATTTTTAAAGGGACTCTTATGATATAATACTGTACAGAAGGAGGGATATATGTAATGGATGAATTAATAAATGAAGCATTGAGCAAAAAGGTATGGGCGGTTGTTGGAGCAACGCAGAGAAAGGAGAAGTTTGGTTATAAGATCTATAAAGCATTAAAAGACCATGGATATGAAGTGTACCCTGTAAACTCACGCTATGATGAAATAGATGGCGAAAAATGCTATCCTGACCTTTCTTCATTGCCAAAGATACCTGAGGTAGTAGATCTTGTGATATCTCCAGGCAAATCTGAGGAATCTATAAGAAAAGCAGCTAAACTCGGTTGTGAATATGTTTGGTTCCAACCTGGGGCTGAAAGTGATGAGATGATAAATCTATCTAAGGATTTAGGCTTTAAGGTTATAAGTGGTGTCTGTGCAATGTTTGAAGCCGGACGAGTATAACAACAAAATTTCAAGGGCGGTAGATAAAATACTTATTTACCGTCCTTATTTCATAATTAAAAAGACGATGCCTGAACTGTTTGAGTTACTTATAGGAGCAGTTTAGTTGCCTCGTGGTTAATACACGTAATGCATAGAAATATTATTGACATATGTCAATAATAAAGCTAAAATATATTTAGCATATGCTAAATATAAGGAGGTGGAGAAGATGAGAGTTGCTATTTCATCTACAGGGACTGACATTGATTCAATAGTAGATGAAAGGTTTGGAAGGGCGAGGTATTTTATCATTGTAGACACTGAAACCGGTGAGCATGAAACTATAGATAACGAAGCATACCAATTGTCAGGCGGGGCAGGGGCCAAGACGGCTCAAATGATTATAGAAAAAGGGTCAGAAGCTGTCATATCAAGTAATATTGGACCGAATGCCATGGACGTAATGGAGAAAGCAGGGATAAAGGCATACCGTGCTTATAATATGTCAGTTAAAGAAGCAGTAGATTTATTTAATAAAGGGCTGCTTCAAGAGATATTGCAGCCAACATCAAAGGGGCACCATGGGGGAATTTGATAATTATGGCTAAAATTTCTATTTTGAGTGGTAAGGGCGGTACAGGTAAGACCTTTGTTGCGACAAATCTGGTTAGGGTATTGCCAAATGTCACCTATATAGATTGTGATATTGAAGAGCCTAACGGGAGGATTTTTTTAAACCCAATTATTACAGATATAAATGATGTATACACAAAAGTTCCTCTGATAGATGATAACAGGTGTGAGAGGTGCGGTATTTGCAGTAAAGCGTGTAGATTTGGCGCACTGATTAATCTTGGAAGGGAAATACTTATACTGGATCACTTATGCCATTCTTGTGAAGCATGTTATGAAATGTGCCCGATGAATGCAATAACTATGGCAAATAGAAAAATTGGCGAGATAAGTATCGGGGTATCCAGAGGTATAGATTTTATTGAAGGGAGATTGAATCCAGGTAAACCATCTGGAGTACCTGTTATAAAACAGATAAATATACTAATAAAAAGCATTGACATTGCCATTGTAGACAGTCCGCCCGGTACATCCTGCAGTGTAGTAAATACTATAGAAGATAGTGATCTATGTATACTTGTTACTGAGCCAACGCCATTTGGACTGCACGACCTCAAACTGGCAGTAGAGCTTGTAAAGGAAATGGATATACCAATGGCAGTGATAATAAATAAGTCAGGCAGTGATAATCAAATTATATATAATTACTGCATGAAAAATGACATTAAGGTATTAATGGAGATCCCCTATGACAAAAAAATAGCCGAGCTATATTCAAGAGGGACTTTAATAGCTGAGGTGGATTTGACATATGAAAAAATGTTTGTGGATCTGGCGGAAAAAATATTGGAGTTGATTGAAAATGAAGCAGCTGGCAATAGTGAGTGGTAAAGGTGGAACGGGTAAAACGACCATAGCAACGGCAATCTCTTCTATCCTGAATAATAAGGTCATGGCAGATTGTGATGTGGAGGCTGCAAACCTCAATATTCTATTAAAAGGGAAAAAGATAAAGGCTTCAAACTTTAAAGGGAAAGAGATTGCAGCAATTGATTATAGTGAATGCAACTATTGTGGCATATGTGAGGATGTATGCAGGTTTGATGCCATAAAAAACATCAAGGTTAATCCATATAAGTGTGAGGGATGTGGCCTATGCACATTAAAATGTCCTTTAGACGCTATAAAAATGAAGTGGGTGGAGACGGGAGAAATTGTTGTATCGGAGATTGAAAATGGACAATTATGCGAAGCCCAGTTGAGACCTGGTGCAGATGGTTCAGGAAAGCTTGTAACAGAGGTCCGTAAGATGGCAATATCAATAGGTGAGAAACCTGAGTGGGTAATAATAGACGGCCCTCCAGGCATAGGGTGTCCGGTGATAGCCTCAATTACAGGTGTTGATGCTGTCCTTGTGGTAGTTGAACCAACATTATCAGGGTTTGAGGACATGCAGAGGGTTATAGATGTCATAAGGGATATTGGTTGTAAAACTTTTGTCTGTATAAATAAGTGGAATATAAATTTCAGGGTATCACAAAACATCATGTCATTTTGTGAAAGTAGAGGTATTCCAGTTGCAGGTAAAATATATTATGATGAACAGGTGATAAATGCCTTAAAAGAAACAAAAGGTATATCAGAATTCAATGATAGCGAGACATATAAGGAAATAGCAAGAATGTGGGAATATATAGAAAAACATATATGAACAAATTTCAAAAATGGTTACACTGTAAAAACCCTTATGAAGAATGATATGCAACATCAAATGCAACCTTAAAGCGAGTCTATGATACTCTTGATAAGTGGCAAGTGTAGCCGGGGCATCTGGCATGGACGCCAGATGAGCCGACTTTGAGGCAAGGACGCCGAATGGAGGCGTACCCGGCGAAATGCAGCCACGAATTATTAGAGTATCAAGACGAACGATCAGGTGCATAGATGTTGCTATCATTCGTGGAATACTGTTTTGTACACTAAAATCAAAAATGGTTGCACTGTTTATATCAAACCAGGGAGGGATAGTAATTGTCAGAGTGTCAAAATTGTACGGTTGAGAAAACTTCAAAGAAAACAGGATTTGTAGATTGTAATCAGTACAGCTCAATAAAAAATGTTATAGGTGTGATGAGTGGTAAGGGCGGGGTTGGTAAATCTACAGTATCTGTTATGATAGCAAATAGGCTGAGCGAAATGGGCAATAAGGTTGGCATTTTGGATGCTGATATGACTGGCCCCAGTATTCCGAGGCTGTTAAAGGTTAACAATAGAAAAGCAGAGGGGAGTGAGTTGGGAATATTACCAGCAGTTTCAGATAATGGTATAAAGGTCATGTCGCTAAATCTGCTTTTGGAGGATGAAGAACAACCTGTAATATGGAGGGGCCCTTTGATTGCTGGTGCAGTAAAGCAGTTCTGGACCGACGTATTCTGGGGCGATCTTGATTATCTGATAATCGACATGCCACCGGGTACAGGGGATGTAGCACTCACTGTAATGCAATCTATCCCATTGGACGGAATAGTTGTGGTGTCAGTTCCACAGGACCTTGTCTCTATGATAGTGGCAAAAGCAGTTAATATGGCTAAATCTTTAAACATTGAAGTTATTGGACTTGTAGAAAACATGAGTTATTTAATCTGTCCCCATTGCAACGAAAAGATAAATATATTTGACTATGATGAGAGAGAAAGTTTTCTTAATTCTATGGAGATACCTCTGCTTGGGGAGTTACCCATGAGTAAAGGTATAGCGGATATTACTAAAGGGACTGCTCAGTTTGACGAAGAAATAAAAAAGGATATAGATGAAATAACCAATAAGTTGGTAAACTTTATTAATAATAAGGGAGGTAATGAGAAATGAAGGTTGCAATAGCAAGTGAAGGAAATTATGTAAGCAGGCATTTTGGACATTGTGAAGGCTATAAAATATATGAAATTGCAGAAAATAATATAATTAGTAGGGAATTTATTGAAAATCCAGGACACAGGCCGGGATATCTGCCATTATTTTTAAAAGAGAGGGGTATTGATGTAATAATTAGTGGTGGGATGGGTGAGAGTGCTAAAACACTGTTTAATGAACAAAATATTGAGGTTGTAACGGGGGCTGAGGGTGAATGCGATGATGTTATATCCGACTATTTAGCAGGACGTCTGATGTCAACAGGTAAAACATGTGAAGAACATCAATACAGGGGACAATGCAATGATGATTGATAAAATAGGGTATGATAAGATCTTATGGATGAGAGAATTCCTTTAATTAAGGATTTACTGAGAAAATCAGGATACAGGCTTACAAAGCAAAAAGAGGTTATCTTAAAAGCTATATTAAATGAAAATAGACATTTAACCGTAGAAGAAATATATGAAAAAATTAAGAGACATGGCATAGGCCTGGCCACTGTATACAGGGCAATTAATATGTTTCAGGATACTGGTATTGTTAAAAGGATAGATATAAATAACAAAAGATATTACGAACTAAAAATTTATAGCAAGAAACCACTGCATATACATTTTAAATGTATGAAATGCGGGAAGGTAATTGACGTGGATAATATGGAAATTATCATAGAATATTTAAAGATTAATAATAAAGCAGAAAAATTTTATGGATTTGAAATAGATGATGCAGATATAATATTAAACGGCATATGCAAAGAATGTAAAGATTGTAATACCAGCTAATACACATATACCTTCAAGGTTATATAAAAAAGGAAGTGACTAAACCACTTCCTTTTTTACTGTATCTACATATCTTGCTGCTGAGAGACCGGCTACCAGGCCTTCACCTACTGCCTTAGCCACCTGATATGGTGCACCGGTGCAGTCACCTGCAGCAAATACTCCGGGTATATTGGTAGACATCATCCTGTCGACCTTAATTGTGCCGCCATCCATTTCTAAACCAGGAATTAATTCCGTTATAGGTGTTACTTTTTTAATCAAAAAAATACCATCAATATCTATGGATTGATTTTTCAATTGCAGGGTTTGTACTTGAATATCATCGCCTGTTATTTTCACTGGTTTATCAGATATTATTTTTACATTGTTATTTAATGAGTATATTGATTTATACAAGGGTATATAATAGACCATTTCGGCAAGTTCTGAGAGGAAATTGGCTTCTTCTTCTCCCTCATTATCCTCACTGATAACTGCCACGGTTTTATTTTTATATAGAGGACCGTCGCATGTTGCGCAATAACTGACACCTTTTCCTAAATACTTTTTTTCACCTGGAATGTATCTATTCCTTGGTATACCGGTAGCTATTATTACTGATAATGCATCAATAAAGTTATTATTTGCGTTTATTACAAAATAGTCAGAGGTTTTGAATATATTAATAACCTTATCAGGATATTCCGGTATTCTCAATTTTAAAGCATGGTCCTTATATTTTTTCAATAATTCCTCTCCTGTTATTGAGGGACATCCAAGATAATTATCCACGCTTGGAGCTTTCAACAAA is from Calorimonas adulescens and encodes:
- a CDS encoding DUF5320 domain-containing protein — its product is MPRGDGTGPMGLGPMTGRRMGFCAGYNRPGYMGFGRYPMRFWRNPYHPYYAPWWYDEEIEKNYLQAEAKYLEKELEEIKKRLDQLNKGE
- a CDS encoding DUF134 domain-containing protein — its product is MPRPVKQRRISALPSVSQYIPYNVPEGVYDENILAVEELEAIRLKDLIGLDQEECAKLMNVSRATFQNILSSARKKVADSLVNGKAIRVKGGNYVRNVCRVMCKECGAMWNETFEDLERIKKEGLICPNCGGHDLECVFQDKFCGDVCCKRKRHRRGQE
- a CDS encoding CoA-binding protein, producing the protein MDELINEALSKKVWAVVGATQRKEKFGYKIYKALKDHGYEVYPVNSRYDEIDGEKCYPDLSSLPKIPEVVDLVISPGKSEESIRKAAKLGCEYVWFQPGAESDEMINLSKDLGFKVISGVCAMFEAGRV
- a CDS encoding NifB/NifX family molybdenum-iron cluster-binding protein, whose product is MRVAISSTGTDIDSIVDERFGRARYFIIVDTETGEHETIDNEAYQLSGGAGAKTAQMIIEKGSEAVISSNIGPNAMDVMEKAGIKAYRAYNMSVKEAVDLFNKGLLQEILQPTSKGHHGGI
- a CDS encoding P-loop NTPase; this translates as MAKISILSGKGGTGKTFVATNLVRVLPNVTYIDCDIEEPNGRIFLNPIITDINDVYTKVPLIDDNRCERCGICSKACRFGALINLGREILILDHLCHSCEACYEMCPMNAITMANRKIGEISIGVSRGIDFIEGRLNPGKPSGVPVIKQINILIKSIDIAIVDSPPGTSCSVVNTIEDSDLCILVTEPTPFGLHDLKLAVELVKEMDIPMAVIINKSGSDNQIIYNYCMKNDIKVLMEIPYDKKIAELYSRGTLIAEVDLTYEKMFVDLAEKILELIENEAAGNSEW
- a CDS encoding ATP-binding protein, whose translation is MKQLAIVSGKGGTGKTTIATAISSILNNKVMADCDVEAANLNILLKGKKIKASNFKGKEIAAIDYSECNYCGICEDVCRFDAIKNIKVNPYKCEGCGLCTLKCPLDAIKMKWVETGEIVVSEIENGQLCEAQLRPGADGSGKLVTEVRKMAISIGEKPEWVIIDGPPGIGCPVIASITGVDAVLVVVEPTLSGFEDMQRVIDVIRDIGCKTFVCINKWNINFRVSQNIMSFCESRGIPVAGKIYYDEQVINALKETKGISEFNDSETYKEIARMWEYIEKHI
- a CDS encoding Mrp/NBP35 family ATP-binding protein, translating into MSECQNCTVEKTSKKTGFVDCNQYSSIKNVIGVMSGKGGVGKSTVSVMIANRLSEMGNKVGILDADMTGPSIPRLLKVNNRKAEGSELGILPAVSDNGIKVMSLNLLLEDEEQPVIWRGPLIAGAVKQFWTDVFWGDLDYLIIDMPPGTGDVALTVMQSIPLDGIVVVSVPQDLVSMIVAKAVNMAKSLNIEVIGLVENMSYLICPHCNEKINIFDYDERESFLNSMEIPLLGELPMSKGIADITKGTAQFDEEIKKDIDEITNKLVNFINNKGGNEK
- a CDS encoding NifB/NifX family molybdenum-iron cluster-binding protein, which encodes MKVAIASEGNYVSRHFGHCEGYKIYEIAENNIISREFIENPGHRPGYLPLFLKERGIDVIISGGMGESAKTLFNEQNIEVVTGAEGECDDVISDYLAGRLMSTGKTCEEHQYRGQCNDD
- a CDS encoding Fur family transcriptional regulator, whose translation is MDERIPLIKDLLRKSGYRLTKQKEVILKAILNENRHLTVEEIYEKIKRHGIGLATVYRAINMFQDTGIVKRIDINNKRYYELKIYSKKPLHIHFKCMKCGKVIDVDNMEIIIEYLKINNKAEKFYGFEIDDADIILNGICKECKDCNTS
- a CDS encoding NAD(P)/FAD-dependent oxidoreductase, producing the protein MYDIAVIGGGPAGLSAAVNVKIRNKDVIVFTGKNPTSPLLKAPSVDNYLGCPSITGEELLKKYKDHALKLRIPEYPDKVINIFKTSDYFVINANNNFIDALSVIIATGIPRNRYIPGEKKYLGKGVSYCATCDGPLYKNKTVAVISEDNEGEEEANFLSELAEMVYYIPLYKSIYSLNNNVKIISDKPVKITGDDIQVQTLQLKNQSIDIDGIFLIKKVTPITELIPGLEMDGGTIKVDRMMSTNIPGVFAAGDCTGAPYQVAKAVGEGLVAGLSAARYVDTVKKEVV